Proteins encoded together in one Nostoc sp. PCC 7524 window:
- a CDS encoding inositol monophosphatase family protein gives MNDFWTTVVDFAQTTTNRVGKQLMQDFGQVQAAQKADGSLVTQADKWADQEIRDAIASTFSGYGILSEEGDQVFPGTDWCWVIDPLDGTTNFTRGIPIWSISLALLYQGTPIFGYVYVPPLNQAFHGFWEGTSGLTTPSGAFLNHHPIHTSIDAPTSNHFFNLCSRSLAVVQQGFPCKIRMLGVASYNFLTVAAGATLGGVEATPKVWDIAAAWVIVQAAGGSWISLNSQPFPLVSAADYSDRSFPTLVVSRGELVPFFTPFTQSVKI, from the coding sequence ATGAATGATTTTTGGACAACAGTTGTTGATTTTGCCCAAACCACTACTAACAGAGTGGGAAAGCAATTAATGCAAGATTTTGGACAGGTGCAGGCTGCACAAAAAGCTGATGGTAGCCTAGTGACACAGGCTGATAAATGGGCAGATCAAGAAATTCGGGATGCGATCGCTTCTACTTTCTCCGGTTACGGGATTTTGAGTGAAGAAGGCGATCAGGTTTTTCCCGGTACAGATTGGTGTTGGGTAATAGATCCCTTAGATGGCACAACCAACTTTACACGAGGTATTCCCATCTGGTCGATTTCTTTGGCTTTACTATATCAAGGCACACCCATTTTTGGTTATGTGTACGTGCCACCATTGAATCAAGCCTTCCACGGATTTTGGGAAGGTACTTCCGGACTTACTACACCATCGGGAGCATTTCTCAATCATCACCCCATTCATACCAGTATTGACGCTCCCACTAGCAATCATTTTTTCAATCTTTGTTCCCGTAGTTTAGCTGTAGTGCAGCAAGGCTTTCCTTGCAAAATTCGGATGTTAGGTGTAGCGAGCTATAACTTCCTCACCGTTGCGGCTGGGGCTACATTAGGCGGTGTAGAGGCGACACCCAAAGTTTGGGACATTGCAGCAGCTTGGGTGATTGTGCAAGCGGCTGGTGGTAGCTGGATATCGCTTAATTCACAGCCATTTCCTTTAGTATCGGCAGCAGATTATAGCGATCGCTCTTTCCCTACCCTCGTTGTCAGTCGTGGGGAATTAGTTCCGTTTTTTACGCCTTTTACCCAATCTGTGAAGATCTAA